The following are encoded together in the Flavihumibacter fluvii genome:
- a CDS encoding ABC transporter ATP-binding protein produces the protein MKILLQYLKPYKWLVLFTLLLAAINTGFSMIDPIIFGKMIKIAFSYKEFKDVGNYNGFLKAVGWLLLLSISVAMVSRIAKAFQDYFFNVVTQKFGAKVFTDGLKHAMKLPYHEFEDQRSGETLSILQKVETDTERFISNFINILFGVIIGILFVAIYAFRIHWSLPIVYFGGIILLTFFTNLLSKRIKVIQKNIVAQTTSLAGTTTESLRNIELIKSLGLTNQEVGRLNKNTYKILGLELTKVKRVRSLSFVQGTFVNTLRQVILFLLMWLIYQEKMKPEEMVTMQFFSFFIFGPLQEIGNIILSYREAEASLNNFKNLMQKLPEPRPDHPKPIASIGHLAFNSVSFKHKTAQQPAIHQISFEVKKGETIAFVGPSGAGKTTLVKLLVGLYRPQQGHIAYNGLNEDDIDFDELRTQIGFVTQDTQLFSGTIKENLLFVNPEASELDVIEALNKASCQNLLSRAEKGLDTMIGEGGLKLSGGEKQRLSIARSLLRQPDLLIFDEATSALDSLTEEEITRTIRNISAQGDQITIMIAHRLSTIMHADRIYVLEQGEIVETGHHQDLLADKGLYYAMWRQQIGERKISVQPVISN, from the coding sequence ATGAAAATACTTCTGCAATACTTGAAACCTTATAAATGGCTAGTCCTGTTCACCCTCTTACTAGCTGCTATCAATACTGGGTTTTCCATGATTGATCCAATCATTTTTGGGAAAATGATTAAGATTGCATTTAGTTATAAAGAATTCAAGGACGTAGGCAATTACAATGGTTTCCTGAAAGCCGTTGGCTGGCTGCTCCTGCTATCAATTTCCGTGGCAATGGTAAGTCGTATAGCCAAAGCCTTTCAGGATTACTTTTTTAATGTAGTCACCCAAAAATTTGGAGCTAAGGTTTTTACTGATGGACTTAAGCATGCCATGAAATTGCCTTATCATGAATTTGAAGACCAGCGCAGTGGTGAAACGCTAAGCATACTTCAAAAGGTGGAAACAGATACTGAACGATTTATTTCTAATTTTATCAATATACTTTTCGGTGTCATCATAGGGATTTTGTTTGTGGCAATCTATGCTTTCAGGATACACTGGTCCTTGCCCATTGTCTATTTTGGCGGGATCATTCTGCTAACATTTTTTACTAACCTATTGAGTAAACGGATCAAGGTCATCCAGAAAAATATTGTGGCCCAAACCACTTCACTGGCTGGCACCACAACAGAATCACTCCGCAATATAGAACTGATCAAAAGCCTTGGCCTGACCAACCAGGAGGTTGGCCGTCTGAATAAGAATACTTATAAAATCCTTGGGCTTGAGCTCACTAAGGTAAAACGTGTTAGAAGCCTGAGTTTTGTTCAGGGTACTTTTGTAAACACCCTGCGCCAGGTAATCCTTTTCCTGCTAATGTGGCTTATCTACCAGGAGAAAATGAAACCTGAAGAAATGGTGACCATGCAGTTTTTTTCCTTTTTCATTTTTGGCCCATTGCAAGAAATTGGAAATATCATTCTTTCTTACCGGGAAGCAGAAGCATCCTTGAATAATTTTAAAAACCTGATGCAGAAGTTGCCGGAACCTAGGCCGGATCACCCGAAGCCGATCGCATCAATTGGTCATCTTGCCTTTAACAGCGTAAGCTTTAAACACAAAACCGCACAACAACCTGCAATACATCAAATAAGCTTTGAAGTCAAAAAAGGGGAAACAATTGCATTCGTAGGACCATCAGGTGCGGGAAAAACTACCCTTGTTAAATTACTGGTTGGATTATATCGTCCGCAACAAGGTCATATTGCTTATAATGGTTTGAATGAAGATGATATTGATTTTGATGAACTACGTACACAAATTGGTTTTGTAACACAAGACACACAATTATTTTCCGGTACTATCAAAGAGAACCTATTATTTGTAAACCCGGAAGCATCTGAACTGGACGTCATTGAAGCGCTGAATAAAGCGAGTTGCCAAAACCTCTTATCCAGGGCTGAAAAAGGACTGGATACAATGATCGGTGAAGGTGGATTGAAATTAAGTGGTGGTGAAAAACAGCGTTTATCCATTGCACGTTCATTACTCAGGCAACCTGATCTTTTGATCTTTGACGAGGCCACATCAGCCCTTGACTCCCTGACTGAAGAGGAAATCACAAGAACCATCCGGAACATTTCCGCACAGGGTGACCAAATCACCATAATGATTGCCCACAGGTTGTCGACAATCATGCATGCAGACCGTATTTATGTATTGGAGCAAGGTGAAATTGTTGAAACCGGGCACCATCAGGATCTGCTTGCAGACAAGGGCTTGTATTATGCTATGTGGCGCCAACAGATTGGCGAAAGAAAAATCAGTGTACAACCTGTTATTTCAAACTAA